In the genome of Candidatus Effluviviaceae Genus V sp., one region contains:
- a CDS encoding YHS domain-containing protein, with amino-acid sequence MKRSLALIAVLGLSAMLALAGCSQSDSEAQAGGSVEDQPMMGEGAEYEGKVVTADNKADCVGECTEECIETCMAENAKAMPADEAHAMCAEKCAETCGTVEQASSAGGCPGAAAAAANDPCAGCPKAKAAASADMHQCVVCACGKDIQTDISMEHEGATYYFCSEGCRNKFSDRPGKYIN; translated from the coding sequence ATGAAGCGTTCGTTGGCACTCATCGCCGTCCTCGGGCTTTCGGCGATGCTGGCCCTGGCCGGCTGCAGCCAGTCCGACTCTGAGGCACAGGCCGGAGGCTCGGTCGAGGACCAGCCCATGATGGGCGAGGGCGCCGAGTACGAGGGTAAGGTCGTCACGGCGGACAACAAGGCCGACTGCGTGGGCGAATGCACCGAGGAGTGCATCGAGACCTGCATGGCCGAGAACGCGAAGGCGATGCCGGCCGACGAGGCGCACGCCATGTGCGCCGAGAAGTGCGCCGAGACCTGCGGCACGGTCGAGCAGGCGTCAAGCGCGGGCGGCTGCCCCGGCGCGGCTGCCGCCGCCGCGAACGACCCGTGCGCCGGATGCCCGAAGGCGAAGGCCGCCGCGAGCGCCGACATGCACCAGTGTGTCGTCTGCGCCTGCGGGAAGGACATCCAGACCGACATCTCCATGGAGCACGAAGGTGCGACCTACTACTTCTGCTCCGAGGGCTGCAGGAACAAGTTCTCCGACCGGCCCGGCAAGTACATCAACTAG
- a CDS encoding DNRLRE domain-containing protein: MAAGHPPATDRIPPETIPMRRTLAALVLSAVVFVVVGCALTSDETGTIYGYVRVAGTSTPLSGAIVSVSGEWTTSESDGFYELEGVPTGERMVRAELAGFFDYTEIVDIEGLTQHDIGMSVFVGTGDVSGVVSHATLGAIEGAVVSLYGRLDTTDAQGAYSFSGIPQLEWDVVVTAEGYRTFSGPLHVNDDEVVYDVALKKLESAEFIASADTYVSLTQSNINHGSLGNLNLFNNGVIHWKLYIYFPVDVEPTADAISATVHLYNTASGGATAEERTILVGRITEFWGENSVTWDDSLATSGAAIAEASYDSLWYEIDITDYVDDWISGLYSNQGVEIDTSEDPTASQFIFASREYAEEDKRPMLVLDYAW, encoded by the coding sequence ATGGCCGCCGGACATCCCCCCGCGACCGACCGGATCCCCCCGGAGACGATTCCCATGAGAAGAACACTGGCAGCGCTCGTGCTCTCGGCCGTGGTGTTCGTCGTCGTCGGCTGCGCGCTGACGTCGGATGAGACGGGCACGATCTACGGCTACGTGCGCGTCGCCGGCACCAGTACGCCGCTCTCCGGCGCCATCGTGAGTGTGAGCGGGGAGTGGACGACGAGCGAATCCGACGGCTTCTACGAGCTCGAGGGCGTGCCGACCGGCGAGAGGATGGTCAGGGCCGAGCTCGCGGGGTTCTTCGACTACACGGAGATCGTCGACATCGAGGGCCTGACGCAGCACGACATCGGGATGAGCGTCTTCGTCGGAACCGGCGACGTTTCCGGTGTCGTATCGCACGCGACGCTCGGTGCCATCGAGGGCGCCGTCGTTTCGCTCTACGGCCGCCTGGACACGACAGACGCGCAGGGCGCGTATTCCTTCTCCGGCATTCCACAGCTCGAGTGGGACGTGGTCGTGACGGCCGAGGGGTACCGGACATTCTCGGGACCGCTGCACGTGAACGACGATGAGGTCGTCTACGACGTCGCCCTGAAGAAGCTCGAGAGTGCGGAGTTCATCGCGTCCGCGGACACGTACGTGTCGTTGACGCAGTCGAACATCAACCATGGCAGCCTGGGGAACCTCAACCTCTTCAACAACGGCGTGATCCACTGGAAGCTCTACATTTACTTCCCGGTCGATGTCGAACCGACGGCGGACGCCATCAGCGCGACGGTGCATCTGTACAACACCGCCTCGGGAGGGGCGACAGCGGAGGAGCGGACCATCCTCGTCGGACGGATCACCGAGTTCTGGGGCGAGAACAGCGTGACCTGGGACGACTCCCTGGCCACCTCCGGCGCGGCCATCGCCGAGGCGTCGTACGACTCACTGTGGTACGAGATCGACATCACCGACTACGTCGACGACTGGATCAGCGGTCTCTACTCCAACCAGGGCGTCGAGATCGACACGAGCGAGGACCCGACGGCGAGCCAGTTCATCTTCGCCTCAAGGGAGTACGCGGAAGAGGACAAACGGCCGATGCTGGTGCTGGACTACGCCTGGTAG